Within the Desulfurella amilsii genome, the region CATCACTCATACCCATTGATAGCTCGGCTAAATCAGGGCAAAAGCTTTTCTTTAAATCTTCAAACAACGATTTCATATCTCTAAAAGCTTTTCTGATTTCAACCTCATCAGCTTGAGGACCAATACACATAAGTCCGTGCAATTTTAAATTCTTCAAATTAACTATACTTCTTGTAGCCTCTAAAACATCATTTTTAAAAAAACCGAATTTTTTAGGATCATTTGCAATGTTAACTTCAAGCATTATATTTATAATTTTGTTTTGTGAAAATGCATAATTATTTAGTTTATCTGCAAGTTCTAAGCTATCCATACTATCAATATAGTCAAAATACATTGCAGCCTTTTTTGCTTTATTTAATTGCAGATGACCTATTAAATGCCACTGGATATCTAAATTATCTTGCTTTGCTAATTCTATTTTTGCAATCGCCTCTTGCATCCTATTTTCACCAAAGATACGCTGGCCGCATTCATATGCTTTTTTTACAACGCTAAGATTAAAATTTTTTGATACTGCCATTAATTTGACATCAGGATTTAAACTTTCTATTTCGCTCTTTATTTTTTT harbors:
- a CDS encoding YggS family pyridoxal phosphate-dependent enzyme; the protein is MENICKNLKKIKSEIESLNPDVKLMAVSKNFNLSVVKKAYECGQRIFGENRMQEAIAKIELAKQDNLDIQWHLIGHLQLNKAKKAAMYFDYIDSMDSLELADKLNNYAFSQNKIINIMLEVNIANDPKKFGFFKNDVLEATRSIVNLKNLKLHGLMCIGPQADEVEIRKAFRDMKSLFEDLKKSFCPDLAELSMGMSDDYKIAIQEGSTIIRIGRGIFGERT